The following proteins are encoded in a genomic region of Arachis stenosperma cultivar V10309 chromosome 4, arast.V10309.gnm1.PFL2, whole genome shotgun sequence:
- the LOC130974576 gene encoding uncharacterized protein LOC130974576, translating into MLIRDESLWSLKKESMFFLKVTPTTGVGRAIKTKKLNPRYIGSFEILKRIGSVAYRIALPPYLSNLHDVFHVSQLQKYTPDASHILEPEPIQVREDLTLPVIPVRIDDISIKRLRGKEVSLVKVAWSRAGIEEHTWELESDMQKDYPHLFSGN; encoded by the coding sequence ATGCTGATCAGAGACGAAAGCCTTTGGAGTTTGAAGAAGGAGAGCATGTTTTTTCTGAAGGTTACACCAACCACTGGAGTAGGAAGAGCTATTAAAACTAAGAAATTGAATCCCCGTTATATTGGATCATTTGAGATCCTGAAGAGAATTGGGTCGGTAGCTTATAGAATTGCTTTACCGCCGTATCTATCGAACTTGCACGATGTGTTTCATGTATCACAGCTTCAGAAATATACTCCTGACGCAAGTCATATTCTAGAACCGGAACCGATTCAGGTAAGAGAAGATCTAACACTTCCGGTAATTCCAGTGAGAATTGATGACATCAGCATTAAACGATTGCGCGGGAAGGAAGTATCATTGGTAAAGGTAGCTTGGAGTCGAGCTGGTATCGAGGAACATACTTGGGAACTTGAATCAGATATGCAAAAGGACTACCCACATCTCTTTTCAGGTAactaa